The Agrococcus sp. SGAir0287 DNA window ACGTTCGAGGTGCCGCCGGGCGACCACCGCGTGACGATCTCGGTCGCGCCCGTCGCGGGCGGTCGCGAGGGCGCGGTCCTCACGGTGCGCGTCCTGCCCGAGACGGGCACGCGCATCTCCTTCTCCCCGCCGGCGCAGCCCGGCCAGCCCTCGACGCTGCGCGTCGACGGCCAGTGGCCGGCCGACGCGGCGATGGCGTACTACGCGGCTCGCGACCAGCGGCCGCTCACGCCCGTCGCGCAGGCGCAGGCGGGCGCGGATGCCGCCGCTGCCGCACCGTGGGGCGGGCCGCAGGCGTCGGGCGGGCAGGCTCCCTCGCAGGCGAGCCCCGGCGTCGCTGCACCGCAGCGGTCCCCGCATCCGCATCCGACGCCGTCGGTGCCACCCGTCGGGCCCTCGATCGGCTCGACGGGCTCCGTCCCGGTCGTCGGTCCGCCGCCGTCGAGCGCGCCCTCGTTCGGCCAGGTGCAGGGTGCGGTCGTGGAGCCCGGGGCGCAGCAGGCGCGCCCACCGGCCGCCCCGCCCACCGTGCCGTCGGCGGCCCCGACGTGGGCGCAGCCGTCGCCCTTCGCGCCGCCTGCGCAGCAGGGCGTGCCGCCGCAGTCCGGGTCGCAGCAGCCGCAGCAGGCGCCGCCGAGCGCAGGACCGCAGGGCGGCTGGCAGCCGGCGGCACCCCTCGGAGCCGGGCCGGGCCAGCCATCCGTGCAGCCGCAGCCGCAGCCGCAGCCGCCCGTCGTGCCGATGCGGACGGCCGGGCAGCACGCGCCGGGGCCGCAGCAGCCGTGGCAGGCGGGCGGTGCCGCGGCGACAGCCCAGCCGGGAGTCGATGCGCCTGCCTTCGCGCAGCGACCGGGACCGCGCGTCCCTCCTCCGCAGGTCGGGCCGCCGCCCGCCTCGGGTGCGCCGTCGGCCTTCGGCCCCGGTGCGCCGGCGCATCCGCCCATGGGCACGGAGGGCCAGCCGGCCTTCGGCCACCAGCCCGTCGTGCGGCGCGACGTCTACGGCCGCGACCGCGTCGACGGCGATCGCACGGCGCCCGCCATCCCGACGCCGCGGGAGTTCGAGGACTTCGCGCGCGCCGAGCGCGACCGTCACGAGGCGGAGCGCGCCGCGGCGAGCCGCCAGCCGCAGGGCTGGTACCCCGACCCGTGGGGGCGCTCCGACGTGCGCTGGCACGACGGCGAGCGCTGGACGCCCTCGGTCATGCGCGGCGGCCGCCGCGAGCACGATCCCGTCTGACGCATCCGTCCGCCTCCCGCCCATGCCGTAGCGTGGATGCTCCACGCGCGCGCGGCATCCCGCGCCCGCGAGTCGACCCACGAGAGCGAGCACCATGCCGCGTCCGCAGCGCGAGCCCGACCGTCGCCGCGGCGGCGGGGGAGACGACCGTGCCGGTCGGGGTCGATCGGACGCTGGCCGCGGCGGCGCGCGCGGCGATGCGGGACGCGGGCGCTCGGCCCGCCCGCAGCGCGATCCGTCGCGACCGAGCTGGGAGCCGCGCGAGAAGCCGAAGCGGTGGCAGCGCAGCGTCGAGCGCGACGAGCAGCGCGGCCATGGCGGGCGCGACGACCACGGCGCGCGCGACGAGCACGGCGCCCGCGGACGACGCGGGGACCGCGATCGGGACGGCGGCGTGCGCGGCTCCGGTCGCGGCGGCGAGCGGCACGGCCACGCCGCGCCGCGTGGCGACCGGGAGGCGCGACGCGCGGCGGTCGAGCGACGCGCCGCCGGTCGCGACCCCATCCGCGACCGCGCCCGCGATCGGGCGCGCGAGCCTCGCGGTCCCGAGGCGGGCACGTCGTACCGCGACCTCAAGGCGGGCCGTGCGGG harbors:
- a CDS encoding DUF2510 domain-containing protein, producing MPSFLIVHSQPPGGRADRFAQPPTLEVAGLGARLDWGDTTFEVPPGDHRVTISVAPVAGGREGAVLTVRVLPETGTRISFSPPAQPGQPSTLRVDGQWPADAAMAYYAARDQRPLTPVAQAQAGADAAAAAPWGGPQASGGQAPSQASPGVAAPQRSPHPHPTPSVPPVGPSIGSTGSVPVVGPPPSSAPSFGQVQGAVVEPGAQQARPPAAPPTVPSAAPTWAQPSPFAPPAQQGVPPQSGSQQPQQAPPSAGPQGGWQPAAPLGAGPGQPSVQPQPQPQPPVVPMRTAGQHAPGPQQPWQAGGAAATAQPGVDAPAFAQRPGPRVPPPQVGPPPASGAPSAFGPGAPAHPPMGTEGQPAFGHQPVVRRDVYGRDRVDGDRTAPAIPTPREFEDFARAERDRHEAERAAASRQPQGWYPDPWGRSDVRWHDGERWTPSVMRGGRREHDPV